GGTGTCTCACGCAGATGTATTTTGTTTTCACGTTCATGGACATGGACAATTTCCTCTTGGCTGTGATGGCCTATGACCACTTTGTTGCTGTATGCCACCCCTTACACTACTACACAAAGATGACCCACCAGCTCTGTGCCCTGCTGGTTACTGGATCGTGGGTCATTGCCAACCTGGATATGCTGTTGCATACCCTGCTGATGGCTTGACTCTCATTCTGTGCAGACAATGCCATCCCCCACTTCTTCTGTGATGTGACCACACTCCTGAAACTCTCCTGCTCTGATACACACCTCAGTGaggtgatgattctaaatgaagcACGGCCAGTAATGAGCACCCCATTTGTTTGCATCCTGGTATCATATATCCTTATCAACTGTGCTGTCCTGAGAGTCCAGTCCACAAAGGGAAGATGGAAAACCTTCTCCACCTGTGGCTCCCACCTGGCTATGGTTTTCCTCTTCTATGGCACCATGATATTTCTGTATTTCAACCCTTTATCCTCCCACTCAGCTGAGATAGACATAGCAGCTGCTGCGATGCGATGTCTCTATGGTGACTCCCATGCTGAACCCCTTCATCTACAGCCTGAGAAACCAGGACATAAAAGAGGCTCTTGGAAAAGTGGTTGCTATTAATTTTTTCTACTCAGTAGTGAAATAGACTAAGAAAATCATGGAGGGAACTAATTTATAAGaaaatcatgtttttgtttttttgattatgCAAAAGTTAACATTTGTCTTTTGTAAGAGAATCATCTACTATCTGTCTTGGGAGTACAAAACTTGATACAGCCTCTTCAGGTTAAAGATGGAAAGAGAGATCCATGTACCAAATAACTTGACTATTCCAACCGTCAGTGCCCTCCAGCCAAAACCCATTAGGAGCACACCTCTTGTTGAATAAGTTGCGTTTATTACTCATGTAACAAGGGAGTTACACATACCATGGGGGGAATAGTGAGGTATCTTAGTAGGAAGGTGCTCAAAAGGACTTATTAAAAGACTTGGGATTGTATAAGGTGATTTTGGTAAGGATTGGGTCTTTGCTCTGGattcaaagatgtcacaaagtgAGGGTAATTTTGGTTCActatcttaatatattttatctagaAGGAGGGAAAACTAGACTGAGGCCAAAGCTGTGACTGGCAAAGAAG
The sequence above is a segment of the Orcinus orca chromosome 16, mOrcOrc1.1, whole genome shotgun sequence genome. Coding sequences within it:
- the LOC101274594 gene encoding LOW QUALITY PROTEIN: olfactory receptor 1F1 (The sequence of the model RefSeq protein was modified relative to this genomic sequence to represent the inferred CDS: deleted 1 base in 1 codon; substituted 3 bases at 3 genomic stop codons), whose protein sequence is MGETNQSSNSEFLLLGLSRQPXQQQLLFVLFLSMXLATVLGNLLILLAISTDSHLHIPMSFFLCNLSFVDICFSSTTVPKMLANHILRKQTIPFSRCLTQMYFVFTFMDMDNFLLAVMAYDHFVAVCHPLHYYTKMTHQLCALLVTGSWVIANLDMLLHTLLMAXLSFCADNAIPHFFCDVTTLLKLSCSDTHLSEVMILNEARPVMSTPFVCILVSYILINCAVLRVQSTKGRWKTFSTCGSHLAMVFLFYGTMIFLYFNPLSSHSAEIDIAAAAMRVSMVTPMLNPFIYSLRNQDIKEALGKVVAINFFYSVVK